CAAGGGAGCGCTCTACCATTGAGCCAGTCCCCGACCATATGCACTGATGCCCCATGCTGTCTCGGGCTCACGAATTCTTGAGCTCCTCGACCAGGATGCGAATTTCCTTCTTGATCTCGCGCAGGAGCTTGAGCGTCGAGGAAGGAACCGCCCCCCCCGCCGCGTCCTTGCCTTGCGCGCGCGCCCCCCTCCTTTCCTCGAGGAGGGCTTTCCTGGCGCCGGCCATGGTCATTTTTCTTCGTTCCACGAATTCCCTGATGCGGCAAATCGTCTCTATGTCCTCCCGGCTGTAGCGCCGGTGTCCGCTCGACCTGCGGGAGGGCTTGAGCAAGCCTATCCGCGCCTCCCAGTACCTCAAAGTGTGCGGCGGCACGCGAAGCAGTCGGCTCACCTCGCCCATCGTGAACGACTCCTGCTCCGGCAGGATGGGCCGGTCGATAGCCATCCTGAGCAGTTCCTTGTCCTAGCCCAGCAAATTCTTGGATGCCTTGAAGCGCACGCCCTTGCGGGGCGGCACCATGACGTTCTCGCCGGTCTTGGGGTTGCGCCCCTGGCGCTGCTGGCGGTGCTTGACGCGAAACGTGCCGAAATTGGAGATCACGACTTTTTGGTCCTTGTTGAGGGCTTCTCGTATGGTGTCAAAAGTCGTTTCCACGGCGCGCGCCGCCTCCCCCTTGGTGGAGAGGACTTTGGCTACTGCCCTGATGATGTCGAGTCTATTCATCGCTGCTTCCTTATCCTTACTTTTTAGGATCGTCTTTCCCGGGCTCGTTTTTCTTTCCTTGCAGCCCCTTGAAGATGTCCTCCGGCTTGAGATTCTTGAGCTCCGACTTGAACTTGCCGACTTCCTCTTCGGTGATCGGCTTGCTCAAGGTCTGGCAGCGGTTGAAGACTTTCTCCTCCACGAGTATGGAGCAGCCCGACCGCACCGCCACCGCGATGGCGTCCGAGGGGCGCGAGTCCACTGCCAGGGAGGAGCTTCCCTTATGGAGGTGGATCTTGGCGTAAAAAGTGTTGTCCTTGATGTCGCAAATCACCACTTTTTGGACGTCGTAGCCCAGGCCCTTGGTGATGGAAAGAAGAAG
This is a stretch of genomic DNA from Elusimicrobiota bacterium. It encodes these proteins:
- a CDS encoding MerR family transcriptional regulator, with protein sequence MAIDRPILPEQESFTMGEVSRLLRVPPHTLRYWEARIGLLKPSRRSSGHRRYSREDIETICRIREFVERRKMTMAGARKALLEERRGARAQGKDAAGGAVPSSTLKLLREIKKEIRILVEELKNS
- a CDS encoding bifunctional nuclease family protein, with translation MAKNDKESSKEKNPEPQEREVRIYSLATTVNECIIFLEELAGNRLLPIWIGLTEGQAIAIRFSGIVLPRPLTHDLLLSITKGLGYDVQKVVICDIKDNTFYAKIHLHKGSSSLAVDSRPSDAIAVAVRSGCSILVEEKVFNRCQTLSKPITEEEVGKFKSELKNLKPEDIFKGLQGKKNEPGKDDPKK
- a CDS encoding HU family DNA-binding protein, with amino-acid sequence MNRLDIIRAVAKVLSTKGEAARAVETTFDTIREALNKDQKVVISNFGTFRVKHRQQRQGRNPKTGENVMVPPRKGVRFKASKNLLG